A genome region from Triticum aestivum cultivar Chinese Spring chromosome 2B, IWGSC CS RefSeq v2.1, whole genome shotgun sequence includes the following:
- the LOC123042705 gene encoding 2-methylpropanoate--CoA ligase CCL4, with the protein MRSAAAMEKLGANPANSCPLTPLGFLERAAVVFADCPSVVYRATVFTWSQTYRRCLRLASALSALGVSRRDVVSVLLPNVPAMYEAHFGVPMSGAVLNTINTRLDARGVAVLLRHSGSRLVFVDPALLPLLDDALRLIPPEHPAPRVVLVEDPHEKEKDQFPPAPATDLTYERLLEMGDPEFKWVRPTSEWDPMVLNYTSGTTAAPKGVVHCHRGIFLVTMVSLVDWTVPPRPTFLWTLPMFHANGWSFPWGMAVVGGTNICLRRVDAKDVYAAITDHGVTHLCGAPVVLSMLANASEGVRKPLHRKVRIMTAGSPPPAAVLHRAEALGFEVSHGYGLTETGGHVVSCAWKGEWNKLPASERARLKARQGVRTPGMAEVDIVDADTGRSVPRDGATMGEIVLRGGCILLGYLNDSEATKAAIRDDGWFYTGDVGVMHPDGYLEIRDRSKDVIISGGENISSVEVESMLYSHPAVSEVAVVARPDEFWGETPCAFISLQEGAAGVVTAAEVMAWSRERMAGYMVPKTVVFRGELPKTSTGKVQKYVLRKLAREMGPTRRGSSSSKM; encoded by the exons ATGCGCAGCGCAGCGGCCATGGAGAAGCTCGGCGCGAACCCGGCCAACTCCTGCCCGCTCACGCCGCTCGGCTTCCTGGAGCGGGCGGCCGTCGTGTTCGCCGACTGCCCCTCCGTCGTCTACCGCGCCACCGTCTTCACCTGGTCCCAGACCTACCGCCGctgcctccgcctcgcctccgcGCTCTCCGCCCTCGGCGTCTCCCGCCGCGACGTC GTGTCCGTGCTGCTGCCCAACGTGCCGGCCATGTACGAGGCGCACTTCGGCGTGCCCATGAGCGGTGCCGTGCTCAACACCATCAACACGCGCCTCGACGCGCGCGGGGTCGCCGTCCTGCTCCGCCACTCCGGCTCCCGGCTCGTCTTCGTCGACCCGGCGCTGCTCCCGCTGCTCGACGACGCGCTCCGGCTCATCCCGCCGGAGCACCCGGCCCCGCGCGTCGTGCTCGTCGAGGACCCCCACGAGAAGGAGAAGGATCAGTTCCCTCCGGCCCCGGCCACGGATCTAACGTACGAGAGGCTCCTCGAGATGGGGGATCCGGAGTTCAAGTGGGTCCGGCCGACCAGCGAGTGGGACCCGATGGTGCTCAACTACACCTCCGGCACCACGGCTGCGCCCAAGGGGGTCGTGCACTGCCACCGCGGGATCTTCTTGGTGACCATGGTGTCGCTTGTGGACTGGACGGTGCCGCCGCGGCCGACGTTCCTGTGGACGCTGCCCATGTTCCACGCCAACGGGTGGAGCTTCCCCTGGGGAATGGCCGTCGTCGGCGGCACCAACATCTGCCTCCGCCGCGTCGACGCCAAGGATGTGTACGCCGCCATCACGGATCACGGGGTCACGCACCTCTGTGGTGCGCCCGTCGTGCTCAGCATGCTGGCCAACGCGTCGGAGGGTGTGCGCAAGCCTCTGCATAGGAAGGTACGGATCATGACTGCTGGCTCGCCGCCGCCCGCTGCGGTGCTGCATCGTGCGGAGGCATTGGGCTTTGAGGTCAGCCACGGGTACGGGCTGACAGAGACTGGAGGCCACGTCGTGTCCTGCGCGTGGAAGGGCGAGTGGAACAAGCTGCCGGCGTCGGAGCGCGCGCGGCTCAAGGCGAGGCAGGGCGTGCGCACGCCCGGCATGGCCGAGGTGGACATCGTCGACGCCGACACAGGCCGCAGCGTGCCCCGGGACGGCGCCACCATGGGCGAGATCGTGCTCCGCGGCGGGTGCATCTTGCTGGGCTACCTCAACGACAGCGAGGCGACAAAGGCGGCGATTCGGGACGACGGGTGGTTCTACACGGGGGACGTGGGCGTGATGCACCCGGACGGGTACCTCGAGATCCGCGACCGGTCCAAGGACGTGATCATCAGCGGCGGCGAGAACATCAGCAGCGTGGAGGTGGAATCCATGCTCTACAGCCACCCAGCGGTGAgcgaggtggcggtggtggcgcggccggacGAGTTCTGGGGGGAGACGCCCTGCGCGTTCATAAGCCTCCAGGAAGGCGCGGCAGGCGTGGTGACCGCGGCCGAGGTCATGGCATGGAGCCGGGAGCGCATGGCGGGGTACATGGTGCCCAAGACCGTGGTATTCCGCGGCGAACTGCCCAAGACGTCCACCGGCAAGGTCCAGAAGTACGTGCTCCGGAAGCTCGCCCGGGAGATGGGCCCCACTCGCAGGGGTAGCAGCAGTAGCAAGATGTAG